From the Pseudoalteromonas tunicata genome, one window contains:
- a CDS encoding serine hydrolase: MKRLNTTLLKNVCGLVCTVGIFSASAQIMPAPPQVNAKGYFLVDFTTGKVIAEGAPDERLAPASLTKMMTSYVIGLEIKNKNISPNDLVTVSEKAWSKNFPDSSKMFIEVGKKISVEELNRGIIIQSGNDACVAMAEHIAGSESAFADLMNAHAEKLGMTNTHFINSHGLDTDEHFTTPRDMATLGGALIRDVPDEYAIYSEKSFTFNGIKQYNRNSLLWDESLDVDGIKTGHTSEAGYSLVTSATKGDMRLVAVVMGTESDRARRAESKKLLNYGFRFYETITPYKAGDTFAKQRVWMGNKEEVALGILQDTPITIQRGQSKNLKANFKLDKTLEAPIAKGTVVGTLFLQLEDEDIAQYPLVTLEEVEEGSFFSQIYDYLRLQLTN; this comes from the coding sequence ATGAAACGATTAAACACCACATTGCTCAAAAACGTTTGCGGACTTGTTTGTACCGTAGGGATCTTTAGTGCATCGGCCCAAATTATGCCTGCACCTCCACAAGTCAATGCTAAAGGGTACTTTTTAGTCGATTTTACCACTGGCAAAGTGATTGCAGAAGGTGCGCCTGACGAACGCTTAGCACCTGCAAGCTTAACTAAAATGATGACAAGTTACGTTATCGGTTTAGAAATTAAAAATAAAAACATCTCACCTAACGATTTAGTCACAGTAAGCGAAAAAGCATGGAGTAAAAACTTCCCTGATTCGTCAAAAATGTTTATCGAAGTTGGTAAGAAAATCTCCGTTGAAGAACTTAATCGCGGCATCATCATCCAATCTGGTAATGATGCATGTGTAGCAATGGCCGAACACATTGCGGGCAGTGAAAGTGCTTTTGCCGACTTAATGAATGCCCATGCAGAAAAGCTGGGAATGACCAATACTCACTTTATTAATAGCCATGGCCTTGATACTGATGAACATTTTACAACCCCACGTGATATGGCAACGCTTGGCGGCGCATTAATTCGTGATGTACCTGATGAATATGCTATTTATTCTGAAAAATCATTTACCTTTAATGGAATTAAACAATATAACCGTAACTCATTATTATGGGATGAAAGCTTAGATGTTGATGGCATTAAAACAGGCCACACTTCAGAGGCAGGATACAGCTTAGTGACCTCGGCAACTAAAGGTGACATGCGTTTAGTGGCGGTTGTAATGGGCACTGAAAGCGACCGAGCGCGTAGAGCCGAGAGTAAAAAGTTACTCAACTATGGCTTTCGTTTTTATGAAACAATTACGCCATATAAAGCAGGTGATACCTTTGCAAAACAACGTGTTTGGATGGGCAATAAAGAAGAAGTCGCGTTGGGTATTTTACAAGATACACCAATCACAATCCAACGTGGCCAAAGCAAAAATCTAAAAGCAAACTTCAAACTTGATAAAACACTTGAAGCACCGATTGCTAAAGGGACTGTTGTGGGCACTTTATTTTTACAGCTTGAAGATGAAGACATAGCTCAATACCCATTAGTTACCTTAGAAGAAGTTGAAGAAGGTAGTTTCTTTAGCCAAATTTATGATTATCTACGTTTACAATTAACTAACTAA
- a CDS encoding septal ring lytic transglycosylase RlpA family protein codes for MNVYSLIVLILMTVLLNGCANNRYDMRHDAAPLRNPTQLEQQDAKVVATKKSVSASRPYSIGGKRYVPMLDETGYQETGIASWYGRKFHGHKTSNGEIYDMFSMTAAHKTLPLPSFVRVTNLDNGKTAIVKVNDRGPFHDNRLIDLSYAAAHKLDYYRSGTARVKVEAVTVAEQHQPYIYIQVVAASKSDKIQLLSEQLKQNYQVATIINHRDGIYRLKIGPMKDAEQATKTLSIIQQDGFEQAFLLYSEVLL; via the coding sequence ATGAACGTTTACTCGCTTATTGTGCTCATTTTAATGACTGTATTACTTAACGGTTGTGCAAACAATCGTTACGATATGCGCCATGATGCAGCCCCATTAAGAAACCCCACTCAATTAGAGCAACAAGATGCAAAAGTCGTGGCGACAAAAAAAAGCGTCTCGGCCAGTCGTCCTTATTCAATCGGTGGTAAACGTTATGTCCCTATGCTTGATGAAACCGGCTATCAAGAAACTGGGATTGCGTCATGGTATGGGCGTAAATTTCATGGTCATAAAACTTCTAACGGTGAAATATATGACATGTTCTCCATGACAGCTGCGCACAAAACATTACCATTACCGAGTTTTGTAAGAGTCACTAATTTAGATAATGGAAAAACCGCTATCGTTAAAGTAAATGATCGCGGTCCATTTCATGATAACCGCTTAATTGACTTATCTTATGCAGCTGCACATAAACTGGATTATTACCGCTCTGGTACAGCTCGTGTTAAGGTAGAGGCTGTTACCGTTGCCGAGCAGCATCAGCCCTATATTTATATTCAGGTAGTCGCAGCTAGCAAATCCGACAAAATTCAATTATTGAGCGAACAACTAAAACAAAACTATCAGGTGGCAACAATTATTAACCACCGAGATGGAATTTATCGCTTAAAAATAGGTCCTATGAAAGATGCCGAACAAGCAACAAAGACCTTATCAATTATACAGCAAGATGGTTTTGAACAAGCCTTCTTACTTTACAGTGAAGTTTTGCTTTAG
- the rodA gene encoding rod shape-determining protein RodA, whose product MTSLHTKKTFWDKIHIDLPLFLALFILLVASSFIVYSAGGQDMAMLTKQATRIALAFVVMILLAQISPLTYQRWVWLFYGIGLAMLVAVLVVGVSSKGAQRWLDLGVTRFQPSEIMKLAVPMMVAWYIGKYHLPPRLIHLIIGFILVMAPTILIKEQPDLGTAILIASSGIFVLFLAGVSWRLILLLGAAVGLAAPLFWTYGMHGYQKQRVLTFLNPESDPLGSGYHIIQSKIAIGSGGIEGKGWLHGTQSQLEFLPEPHTDFIFSVLSEEFGLIGVTLLLAAYLFIIARGLYISVNAQDAFGKLLAGSLTLTFFVYVFVNIGMVSGLLPVVGVPLPLISYGGTSMVTLMAGFGIIMSIATHKKVIIN is encoded by the coding sequence ATGACCTCATTACATACCAAAAAAACATTTTGGGATAAAATCCACATAGATTTACCACTGTTCTTAGCGCTCTTTATTTTGCTGGTCGCCAGTAGTTTTATTGTTTATAGCGCCGGTGGCCAAGATATGGCGATGTTAACTAAACAAGCAACTCGTATTGCTCTGGCATTTGTTGTGATGATACTGCTGGCTCAAATTTCACCGCTAACTTACCAACGTTGGGTCTGGTTATTTTATGGGATTGGCTTAGCCATGCTGGTTGCAGTATTAGTTGTAGGTGTTTCAAGTAAAGGCGCACAGCGTTGGCTTGACCTTGGAGTCACCCGCTTTCAACCTTCAGAAATAATGAAGCTTGCTGTGCCAATGATGGTAGCCTGGTATATTGGTAAATACCATTTACCACCTAGACTCATTCATCTTATTATTGGTTTTATTCTAGTAATGGCGCCAACTATCTTGATTAAAGAGCAACCAGATTTAGGTACTGCAATTTTAATCGCAAGCTCTGGTATTTTTGTTTTATTTTTAGCCGGTGTCAGTTGGCGATTAATTTTACTTCTGGGTGCAGCTGTCGGTCTTGCAGCCCCTCTTTTTTGGACTTATGGCATGCACGGCTATCAAAAACAACGTGTACTAACCTTTTTAAATCCTGAAAGTGACCCTCTTGGTTCCGGTTATCATATTATTCAGTCTAAAATTGCGATTGGCTCAGGCGGCATCGAAGGCAAAGGCTGGCTACATGGTACCCAATCACAGCTCGAATTTTTACCAGAGCCCCACACCGACTTTATTTTTTCAGTTCTGAGTGAAGAGTTTGGCTTAATTGGTGTCACGCTACTATTGGCTGCCTATTTATTTATTATCGCACGCGGGTTATATATCTCAGTTAATGCCCAAGATGCATTTGGTAAGTTACTTGCCGGCAGTCTCACCCTCACCTTTTTTGTTTATGTATTTGTTAACATTGGCATGGTCTCAGGTTTATTACCTGTTGTTGGCGTTCCATTACCCTTAATTAGTTATGGCGGTACTTCAATGGTCACATTAATGGCAGGTTTTGGTATCATAATGTCGATAGCCACTCATAAAAAAGTAATTATTAATTAA
- the mrdA gene encoding penicillin-binding protein 2 produces the protein MFKGRQAIRDHSAEANLFARRAFVAFFFVLILIAVLFANIYRLQIISHTSYQTRSNDNRIKLVPIAPNRGLIYDRYGTILAENKPVFNLEVIPEEVEDIPAALAKLSKVLPISESEQEKFLAEIKQQRRFKSQVLKARLTEEEVAIFSVHQHNFPGFSIEARLARHYPFGDTLTHALGYVAKLNKKELNQLTQDGQETNYRATRDFGKLGLEKYYESVLHGTVGSQEVEINNRGRIIRTLSSTAPVPGQDLVLTLDVGLQQIAQHVLKDHRGAIVVLDAKDGGILALYSNPSYDPNLFVHGISGPDYRALLNPNRPLINRATQGVYAPASTVKPHLAILGLEEKLITDKTTIYDPGFFELPNVDHRWRDWKRWGHGKAVDVYQAIEESCDTFFYGIGYKLGITKISNFMAQFGFGELSGIDIHEESNAVLPSVEWKESKFKESWWPGDTISVAIGQGYWTATPIQIANSVNILANKGIHHPPHLVSLTKQGEEITLVNNDEKPPVVLEDPAHWQVALDAMHNTVFKTTGTAHKAFLGADYDPAGKTGTAQVISIAQGERYDADSIKEKQRDNAMYIGFAPFNDPKIIVTVTVENTGGGSSIGAPIARQIMDYYFSAQQSRAKKP, from the coding sequence ATGTTTAAAGGGCGTCAGGCCATCCGCGACCACTCAGCTGAAGCTAATTTATTTGCTCGCAGGGCGTTTGTGGCGTTCTTTTTTGTTTTAATCCTGATCGCCGTTTTATTTGCCAACATTTACCGCCTGCAAATCATCTCTCATACCAGTTATCAAACTCGCTCTAATGATAACCGCATTAAACTCGTGCCTATCGCCCCCAATCGAGGGTTAATTTACGATCGTTACGGTACGATTTTAGCCGAAAATAAACCGGTATTTAATTTAGAAGTCATTCCAGAAGAAGTGGAAGATATTCCTGCTGCATTAGCGAAGTTGAGTAAAGTACTGCCCATCAGTGAATCAGAACAAGAAAAATTTCTCGCTGAAATAAAACAGCAGCGTCGTTTTAAAAGCCAAGTACTCAAAGCACGACTAACTGAAGAAGAAGTTGCCATTTTTTCAGTGCATCAGCATAATTTTCCAGGGTTTAGTATCGAAGCCCGCCTAGCGCGTCATTATCCATTTGGCGATACCCTGACCCATGCTTTGGGGTATGTAGCAAAACTCAATAAAAAAGAACTTAATCAACTAACCCAAGACGGCCAAGAAACCAATTACCGCGCGACCCGTGACTTTGGTAAACTGGGATTAGAAAAATATTATGAGTCAGTACTCCATGGCACAGTCGGATCACAAGAGGTTGAAATTAATAACCGAGGCCGCATCATTCGTACCCTAAGCTCAACCGCTCCTGTGCCAGGCCAAGACCTCGTATTAACTTTAGATGTTGGCTTGCAGCAAATTGCGCAGCATGTATTAAAAGATCACCGTGGTGCAATTGTGGTATTAGACGCCAAAGATGGCGGTATTTTAGCACTTTATTCAAACCCAAGTTATGACCCCAATTTGTTTGTCCATGGCATTAGTGGCCCTGATTATCGCGCACTGCTAAACCCAAATCGCCCACTCATTAATCGTGCAACCCAAGGGGTGTATGCACCCGCCTCAACGGTTAAACCACATTTAGCTATTTTAGGGTTAGAAGAAAAACTCATTACCGATAAAACCACCATTTACGACCCTGGCTTTTTTGAGCTGCCAAATGTAGATCATAGATGGCGAGACTGGAAACGCTGGGGCCATGGCAAAGCCGTTGATGTTTATCAAGCTATTGAAGAATCATGTGATACCTTTTTTTATGGTATTGGCTACAAATTAGGCATTACCAAAATCAGCAATTTTATGGCCCAATTTGGCTTTGGTGAGCTATCAGGGATAGATATTCATGAAGAGAGTAACGCCGTGCTGCCCTCGGTAGAATGGAAAGAAAGCAAATTTAAAGAATCATGGTGGCCAGGTGACACTATCTCAGTGGCAATTGGTCAGGGTTACTGGACGGCAACGCCCATTCAAATTGCCAACTCTGTCAATATACTTGCAAATAAAGGTATTCACCATCCTCCTCACTTAGTTTCGCTCACTAAACAAGGTGAAGAAATCACTTTAGTTAATAACGATGAAAAACCTCCGGTGGTGCTCGAAGATCCAGCCCATTGGCAAGTTGCACTAGATGCAATGCATAATACGGTGTTTAAAACCACAGGTACTGCCCACAAAGCATTTTTAGGTGCCGATTATGATCCAGCAGGCAAAACAGGTACTGCACAAGTAATCAGCATCGCCCAAGGTGAACGTTATGATGCTGATAGCATCAAAGAAAAACAGCGAGATAATGCGATGTATATCGGTTTTGCTCCGTTTAATGATCCCAAAATAATTGTAACGGTCACCGTAGAAAATACTGGTGGCGGTAGCTCTATTGGCGCCCCCATAGCCCGTCAAATAATGGATTATTATTTTTCTGCCCAGCAATCTCGAGCGAAAAAGCCATGA
- the rlmH gene encoding 23S rRNA (pseudouridine(1915)-N(3))-methyltransferase RlmH has translation MKIQLIAVGTKMPSWVETGYLEYQRRFPKDMSLELVEITAGKRGKNADIKRILQIEGEKTLAAIPKGNRIVTLEVTGQPWDTHQLASQMQKWQLDGRDISLLIGGPEGLATECIAVSEQKWSLSNLTLPHPLVRIVVAESLYRAWSLNNNHPYHRE, from the coding sequence ATGAAAATTCAACTAATTGCAGTTGGCACTAAAATGCCGAGTTGGGTTGAGACTGGCTATTTAGAATATCAGCGTCGCTTTCCAAAAGATATGTCGCTGGAATTAGTTGAAATTACTGCAGGTAAACGCGGCAAAAATGCCGATATCAAACGCATTTTACAAATTGAAGGTGAAAAAACCTTAGCGGCTATTCCCAAAGGAAATCGTATTGTTACTCTTGAAGTAACTGGACAACCTTGGGATACCCATCAGTTAGCCAGCCAAATGCAAAAATGGCAGCTTGATGGCCGTGATATCAGCTTGTTAATTGGCGGACCAGAAGGCCTTGCAACTGAGTGCATCGCCGTTTCTGAGCAAAAATGGTCTTTATCCAACTTAACCTTGCCTCATCCATTAGTTAGAATTGTGGTTGCCGAAAGCCTTTACCGAGCTTGGAGCTTAAATAACAACCACCCGTATCATCGCGAATAG
- the rsfS gene encoding ribosome silencing factor — METTELLEFALDKIDDMKGRDIVTLDVRGKSTITDYLIVCSGNSKRHVQSIAENLNKEAKAIGLVPLGCEGQTCGEWVLVDLGDIVVHVMQDQSRDFYQLEKLWG; from the coding sequence TTGGAAACAACTGAACTATTAGAATTTGCTTTAGATAAAATCGACGACATGAAAGGTCGTGACATCGTTACTTTAGATGTCAGAGGTAAATCCACCATTACTGATTATTTAATCGTTTGTTCAGGTAATTCAAAGCGTCATGTTCAATCAATCGCCGAAAACCTCAATAAAGAAGCCAAAGCGATTGGTCTAGTACCTCTTGGGTGTGAAGGCCAAACTTGCGGCGAATGGGTTTTAGTTGATTTAGGTGATATCGTTGTTCATGTAATGCAAGATCAATCTCGAGATTTCTATCAACTAGAGAAACTTTGGGGTTAA
- the nadD gene encoding nicotinate-nucleotide adenylyltransferase — protein sequence MIGIFGGTFDPIHQGHLNIARQCCEQLNLTSLAFMPCAQPAHKKSPGISARDRANMVQLAIAPYPKFSLDERELNRVGPSYSLLSLQEIRQTEPNRPIAFLIGMDSLNQLHLWHRWQEVTALCHLIVCQRPGQICAPAAEVTDYLKQARCQEVNDLVQQKAGLCYFLSCPQIDISSSELRLSLKNAANFPALLPKTVANYIKTHQLYC from the coding sequence ATGATTGGGATCTTTGGCGGGACGTTTGATCCTATCCATCAAGGGCATCTTAATATTGCGCGACAATGCTGCGAGCAGCTCAATTTAACGAGCCTAGCCTTTATGCCATGTGCGCAACCTGCTCACAAAAAAAGCCCGGGGATCAGTGCCCGCGACAGGGCAAATATGGTGCAACTTGCAATTGCGCCCTACCCCAAGTTTTCCCTAGATGAGCGTGAACTTAATCGTGTAGGCCCCTCTTATTCATTATTAAGCTTACAAGAAATCAGACAAACAGAACCTAACAGGCCTATTGCTTTTTTAATCGGTATGGACTCATTAAATCAGCTGCATTTATGGCATCGATGGCAAGAAGTGACCGCACTGTGTCATTTGATTGTCTGTCAAAGGCCTGGGCAAATTTGTGCTCCAGCAGCGGAAGTAACTGACTACTTAAAACAAGCACGGTGCCAAGAGGTAAATGACCTAGTTCAACAAAAAGCGGGATTATGTTACTTCCTAAGCTGCCCTCAAATTGATATTTCCTCCTCCGAGCTGCGGCTATCACTAAAAAATGCAGCTAATTTCCCTGCTTTACTGCCAAAAACGGTCGCAAACTACATTAAAACGCATCAGTTATACTGTTAA
- the holA gene encoding DNA polymerase III subunit delta — MRCYSNQLPSKLSQQLAPVYLVLGEEPFQVQQCCEQIKTAAKKQGFDELIRLSVDNQFDWQELEQHFNSLSLFSDRKIIELDLGEQKAGTSGSKTLKWLAETSNPDCILILKGAKNGTDVQKTAWFKALEAIGLFVPCYEISGNHLLTWLNQHCQTLQLNLAHDAKLFLLESTQGNLLATYQELEKLSLIYGAKLIGKHELAPVLLNQAKFDIFDLTDALLIGKSDKIVAILARLQKDNSELNSLAWAIAREAQQLLAMQQKRQQGEPYSTIFKQFNVWKNKQTITEQALSRLSLSHLEVIISQLAQWDRHLKQGTLVAPFQSLAHIALQFCFTLNLELPIFRSAS; from the coding sequence ATGCGTTGTTATAGTAATCAACTACCGAGCAAATTAAGCCAACAATTAGCCCCTGTTTATCTGGTTTTGGGTGAAGAACCTTTTCAAGTGCAACAATGTTGTGAACAAATAAAAACGGCGGCTAAGAAACAAGGCTTTGATGAACTTATCCGGCTAAGTGTTGATAATCAATTTGATTGGCAAGAGCTAGAACAGCATTTTAATAGCTTATCGTTATTTAGTGATCGCAAAATCATTGAACTTGATTTAGGTGAGCAAAAAGCCGGTACTAGTGGCTCAAAAACATTAAAATGGCTGGCAGAAACATCAAATCCCGATTGTATTTTAATCCTCAAAGGTGCTAAAAATGGCACTGATGTGCAGAAAACGGCATGGTTTAAAGCACTCGAAGCGATTGGTTTATTTGTACCTTGTTATGAAATTAGCGGCAATCACCTCCTGACTTGGCTAAACCAGCACTGTCAGACTCTTCAGCTTAATTTAGCCCATGACGCCAAGCTCTTTTTACTTGAATCGACCCAAGGAAATTTGCTAGCAACTTACCAAGAGTTAGAAAAGCTATCACTTATTTATGGTGCAAAACTCATCGGTAAGCACGAACTTGCACCTGTGCTTTTGAACCAAGCTAAGTTTGATATTTTTGATTTAACTGATGCGCTGCTGATTGGCAAAAGCGATAAAATCGTTGCCATTTTAGCGCGATTACAAAAAGATAATTCTGAACTTAATTCTCTTGCGTGGGCAATTGCTCGTGAGGCTCAGCAGTTATTGGCCATGCAGCAAAAAAGGCAACAAGGCGAGCCTTACTCCACCATTTTTAAACAATTTAATGTTTGGAAAAATAAGCAAACCATCACAGAGCAAGCGCTATCAAGATTATCATTAAGTCATCTTGAAGTGATCATTTCACAGTTAGCGCAGTGGGATCGCCATTTAAAACAAGGCACTTTAGTCGCCCCATTTCAAAGCTTAGCCCACATTGCATTGCAATTTTGTTTTACGCTCAACCTTGAGCTGCCGATATTTCGTAGTGCATCATGA
- the lptE gene encoding LPS assembly lipoprotein LptE: MAFSSSFLKHIALALCVLMLTACGFRLKQASNLPPDLQSLTLNAADPQSDLYRQLKKQLQHAEVVYSGEVRADRAQLLLLKDKLDRRTLSLFNNGQVAEYELTYSVSYQVTRPGQDPITQYFELYRNYQDDPDSALAKAKELELILSEMRLQASRRIIRELAQL, from the coding sequence ATGGCGTTTTCGTCCTCTTTTTTAAAACACATAGCGCTTGCGCTATGTGTTTTAATGTTAACTGCTTGTGGGTTTAGGCTAAAACAAGCGTCAAACTTGCCACCTGACCTTCAATCTCTGACCTTAAACGCTGCCGATCCTCAGTCCGATTTATACCGCCAATTGAAAAAACAACTGCAACATGCCGAAGTCGTTTATTCAGGTGAAGTACGTGCAGATCGTGCGCAATTACTGTTATTAAAAGATAAACTCGACCGCCGAACTTTATCACTCTTTAATAACGGCCAAGTCGCAGAATACGAATTAACTTACAGTGTCAGTTACCAAGTAACTCGACCAGGACAAGATCCTATTACTCAATATTTTGAGTTATATCGTAATTATCAAGACGATCCAGATAGTGCGCTGGCAAAAGCAAAAGAGCTTGAACTTATTTTGTCTGAAATGCGCTTACAAGCTAGTCGTCGTATTATCCGGGAGCTAGCCCAGCTCTAA
- the leuS gene encoding leucine--tRNA ligase codes for MQDQYSPQGIESEVQAYWEKNQVFKVSEDDSKEKFYCLSMFPYPSGRLHMGHVRNYTIGDVVSRFQRLQGKNVMQPMGWDAFGLPAENAAIKNHTAPAKWTYENIDYMRTQLKQLGFGYDWDREIATCHPEYYKWEQWFFTKLYEKGLVYKKMSTVNWDPVDQTVLANEQVIDGRGWRSGALVEQKEIPQWFIKITDYAQELLDDLDKLEHWPEQVKTMQRNWIGRSEGLEVEFKRADNDETFRVYTTRPDTIMGVTYVAVAAGHPIALEAAKLSGAVEAFVNECKTNKVAEADMATMDKKGIATGFFAIHPLTGEQVPIWVANFVLMHYGSGAVMAVPAHDQRDFEFATGYGLEIKQVIAPVAGSEQVADIANEAFTEKGILVNSGQFDGLDFDGAFNAIADILTANNQGERKVNFRLRDWGVSRQRYWGSPIPMLNKEDGTELAAPAEMLPVRLPEDVVMNGVTSPIKADPTWAKAQLNGETVFHETDTFDTFMESSWYYARYCSPRYAEGMIEPGAANYWLPVNQYIGGIEHAILHLLYSRFFHKLLRDFGLVNSDEPFERLLCQGMVLADTYFRKDEKGGDIWISPTDVETEKDEKGRIIKAWHKTDGQPVSSAGMSKMSKSKNNGIDPQSVIEQYGADTVRLFMMFTAPPEQTLEWSDSGVEGAHRFVKRVWKYAYDVKQAGFASLDVSALNNEQKALRRELHKAIAKVSDDLDRRQTFNTAIAAVMELLNKLTRASLETEQDKAIAHEALNALIIMLSPIIPHVCHQLWHELGKEGDVINATWPTFDPSAMVEDEKLIIVQVNGKVRGKVTVAADAEQAAVEAIAYAEPNVSRYLDDVTIRKVIYVPGKLLNVVAN; via the coding sequence ATGCAAGATCAATATAGCCCGCAGGGTATAGAGTCAGAAGTACAAGCATATTGGGAAAAAAACCAAGTATTTAAAGTCAGTGAAGACGACAGCAAAGAGAAATTTTACTGTCTTTCAATGTTCCCATACCCAAGTGGCCGATTACACATGGGTCACGTACGTAACTATACCATTGGTGATGTTGTTTCTCGTTTTCAACGTTTACAAGGTAAAAACGTCATGCAACCTATGGGTTGGGATGCGTTTGGTTTACCTGCTGAGAATGCAGCAATTAAAAACCACACAGCGCCAGCTAAGTGGACGTACGAAAATATTGATTACATGCGTACTCAGTTAAAACAACTGGGTTTTGGTTATGACTGGGATCGCGAAATTGCCACGTGTCACCCTGAATATTACAAATGGGAACAATGGTTCTTCACTAAGTTGTATGAAAAAGGCTTAGTTTACAAAAAAATGTCGACAGTAAACTGGGATCCGGTTGACCAAACTGTACTTGCGAACGAGCAAGTTATTGATGGTCGCGGTTGGCGCTCAGGTGCACTTGTTGAGCAAAAAGAAATTCCTCAGTGGTTCATTAAAATCACTGACTATGCTCAAGAGTTACTTGATGATTTAGATAAGCTTGAGCACTGGCCTGAGCAAGTAAAAACCATGCAACGCAACTGGATTGGTCGTTCAGAAGGCCTTGAAGTTGAATTTAAGCGTGCTGATAACGATGAAACATTCCGCGTTTATACCACACGTCCAGACACCATTATGGGTGTTACATATGTTGCGGTTGCAGCAGGTCATCCTATCGCATTAGAAGCGGCAAAACTAAGTGGTGCGGTTGAAGCATTCGTTAATGAGTGTAAAACCAACAAAGTTGCTGAAGCAGATATGGCAACAATGGACAAAAAAGGCATTGCTACCGGCTTTTTTGCAATTCACCCACTGACTGGCGAACAAGTGCCTATTTGGGTCGCAAACTTTGTATTAATGCATTACGGCTCAGGTGCCGTTATGGCAGTACCTGCACACGACCAACGTGACTTTGAATTTGCTACGGGTTATGGCCTTGAAATCAAGCAAGTAATAGCTCCTGTTGCAGGTTCTGAACAGGTTGCTGATATTGCCAATGAAGCGTTTACTGAAAAAGGGATTTTAGTGAATTCAGGCCAATTTGATGGCTTGGATTTTGATGGTGCATTTAATGCGATTGCAGATATTTTAACTGCAAATAATCAAGGCGAGCGTAAAGTGAACTTCCGCTTACGTGATTGGGGTGTAAGCCGTCAGCGTTACTGGGGTTCACCAATCCCAATGTTAAATAAAGAAGATGGCACCGAGTTAGCCGCTCCTGCAGAAATGCTTCCAGTACGTTTACCTGAAGATGTGGTAATGAATGGTGTCACTTCGCCAATCAAAGCGGATCCGACATGGGCTAAAGCGCAACTAAATGGCGAAACTGTTTTCCATGAAACCGATACCTTTGATACCTTTATGGAATCATCATGGTATTACGCGCGTTACTGTAGTCCTCGTTATGCCGAAGGCATGATTGAGCCAGGTGCTGCTAATTATTGGTTACCTGTGAATCAATATATTGGTGGGATTGAACACGCTATTTTACATTTACTGTATTCACGTTTTTTCCATAAATTGTTGCGCGACTTTGGATTGGTCAATTCAGATGAACCTTTTGAGCGTTTACTGTGCCAAGGCATGGTATTAGCCGATACTTATTTCCGTAAAGACGAAAAAGGCGGTGATATTTGGATTTCACCGACCGACGTTGAAACAGAAAAAGACGAAAAAGGCCGCATCATTAAAGCGTGGCATAAAACCGATGGCCAACCAGTGTCTTCTGCTGGTATGAGCAAAATGTCTAAGTCTAAAAACAACGGTATCGATCCACAGTCAGTAATTGAACAATATGGTGCCGATACAGTTCGTTTATTCATGATGTTTACTGCGCCACCAGAGCAAACCCTTGAATGGTCTGATTCAGGTGTTGAAGGTGCACATCGTTTTGTTAAACGCGTTTGGAAATATGCGTACGACGTTAAACAAGCCGGTTTTGCTTCATTAGATGTGTCGGCATTAAACAATGAGCAAAAAGCGCTCCGTCGTGAGTTACATAAAGCCATAGCAAAAGTCAGTGACGATCTTGACCGCCGTCAAACCTTTAATACTGCTATTGCTGCGGTAATGGAATTGCTAAACAAATTAACGCGTGCTTCTCTTGAAACTGAGCAAGATAAAGCAATTGCACATGAAGCACTTAATGCATTAATTATTATGCTTTCACCTATTATTCCACACGTGTGTCATCAACTATGGCATGAGTTAGGTAAAGAAGGTGATGTCATTAATGCAACTTGGCCAACATTTGATCCAAGTGCAATGGTTGAAGATGAGAAACTAATCATTGTGCAAGTGAATGGCAAAGTACGTGGCAAAGTGACTGTTGCTGCAGATGCTGAACAAGCGGCGGTCGAAGCCATCGCCTATGCAGAACCGAATGTAAGCCGTTACTTAGATGATGTGACAATTCGTAAAGTCATTTATGTACCAGGTAAACTGCTTAACGTGGTTGCAAACTAA